One region of Acanthopagrus latus isolate v.2019 chromosome 24, fAcaLat1.1, whole genome shotgun sequence genomic DNA includes:
- the lrrfip1b gene encoding uncharacterized protein lrrfip1b isoform X5, with amino-acid sequence MGTQGPGRKRIPNQEKLTAEDDALNQIAREAEARLAAKRAARAEAREIRMKELEKQQKERVSQMVGWCLGGVGPQLSLLFHSHKMSDDEEKMSVGSRGSFRPSDYSGFLGSSSRASSRASSARASPVVEERPDRDFVDKGSRTASTLSAATLASLGGASSRRGSCDTSFSVETEASIRDMKDSLAEVEEKYRKSMVSNAQLHNEKSTLMYQVETLREELSDMEELLWESRRHCDITSKELERERQAHSVLQFQFTEMRETLRQTDELLTEVSDLRLKSSSYCQEVSDLQEVLQWKEKKMAALERQKEISDIVLVERDGLRGEVVRLRDLLKKHGVEISLEVSTNGETGRGEDDVSTESVTRLAQEPTHGGRESMLGKVGEQQPAEGSKPPADDMRRDHCLIYKRLRSPNRTPSSKTKPETLKPAKRSEKQVGERRDRSQNRPGRTEGARKLPRNNGGEKETNKNFQIRQEINPSFRNEAVKKQPGAARKAAIARPAAGDPDFKGRTEPEASNQDKLLTHDSSDSHISITQLSLHPTENQFVDSVSVARRTSGEKVYRSRLVPPRPAKDMILDNKTVVSSLMAAAASCCHDGDSASSVSRQQREAASDITASVDRLREREHGDTMAEVEDEPSDGQRLEDTNILTDLVEKETVIMEKSSQTHKTDLSCCGKSEGRSFDLKMKPSELHDTITGGTSDPPEKIQNWRIDEADPVGEAVQVQDKSYERTECYDETETSVSSSPSPLVPVPVLKDWSALEQTIQSLLRGFVENQRFADEILRVFPAVPESLSQWISELEEKLKMITENVSDQPDAVNQEPTGLSRTPEDPEQSPAGPPAVITDRPVSGRSEAEEVVAQTNLSTNSGDVYVDVQDPSNVDQGVTGSTSDSMFCICDFQVEVTESSRDKSVDVKEVRQSEPMVPGCSEDFIVVESYFSECDLEGLVDSRNPDEEEDRQIVQGCHVSVEENVEEQQKIHRTLSTNSHAAQVSKIRRFIETTADEIKAMAVPELVLLSLQRGRTVDKSTWWTSEDLEEPSAEDVDSCEEVDEEATQQHGRPAAEVVIEDVKVIPVVSGVKFQRRCTGFSPDGRKDKHNSDCKIS; translated from the exons atgtcAGATGACGAGGAGAAGATGTCTGTGGGCAGCCGGGGAAGCTTCAGG cctTCAGACTACAGTGGGTTTTTGGGCTCCAGCTCTCGGGCCTCCTCTAGGGCCAGTTCTGCTCGTGCAAGCCCAGTG gtgGAGGAGCGGCCTGACAGAGACTTTGTGGATAAA ggttCGAGGACGGCCTCCACTCTCTCCGCCGCCACACTCGCCTCTCTGGGCGGAGCTTCGTCTCGCAGAGGAAGCTGTGACACGTCGTTCTCCGTGGAGACAGAGGCGTCAATCAGAGACATGAAG gacTCTCTggctgaggtggaggagaagtaCCGTAAGTCGATGGTTTCTAACGCTCAGCTGCACAACGAGAAGTCGACTCTGATGTATCAGGTGGAAACTCTGAGGGAGGAGCTGAGCGacatggaggagctgctgtgggaGTCACGGcgacactgtgacatcaccagcaag GAGTTGGAGCGCGAGCGTCAGGCTCACAGTGTTCTTCAGTTCCAGTtcacagagatgagagagactCTGAGACAGACGGACGAGCTGCTGACG gAGGTGTCTGATCTGCGGCTGAAGAGCAGCTCGTACTGTCAGGAGGTCTCTGACCTGCAGGAGGTCCTGCagtggaaagagaagaagatggCG GCGttagagagacaaaaagaaatcTCCGACATTGTTCTGGTCGAGCGTGACGGGCTCAGAGGCGAGGTGGTCCGACTCAGAGATTTACTGAAG AAACATGGAGTGGAAATCTCTCTTGAGGTCTCAACCAATGGGGAGACAGGACGAGGCGAGGATGATGTCAGCACAGAATCTGTCACCCGATTGGCTCAGGAGCCAACtcatggaggcagagagagcatGCTGG GGAAAGTTGGcgagcagcagccagcagagggcagcaaaCCTCCAGCAGACGACATGAGGCGCGATCACTGTCTGATTTATAAACGTCTCCGGTCACCAAACAGAACTCCTAGCAGCAAAACCAAACCTGAAACTTTGAAACCAGCGAAGAGGTCTGAGAAACAGGTTGGAGAGAGACGAGATAGATCCCAGAACCGTCCGGGCAGAACCGAGGGTGCAAGAAAACTACCAAGAAACaatggaggagaaaaggagacgAACAAGAACTTTCAGATCAGACAGGAAATAAATCCTTCGTTTAGAAATGAAGCCGTTAAAAAACAGCCAGGAGCTGCGAGAAAAGCTGCCATCGCCCGACCGGCTGCTGGTGATCCGGACTTTAAAGgcagaacagaacctgaagCCTCGAACCAGGACAAGCTCCTGACTCACGACTCTTCTGACAGCCACATATCTATAACTCAGCTGTCACTGCATCCAACTGAAAATCAGTTTGTAGATTCAGTTTCAGTTGCCCGCAGAACTTCTGGTGAAAAGGTCTACAGATCCAGACTTGTTCCACCTCGACCCGCAAAAGACATGATCCTGGACAACAAGACGGTGGTGTCGAGTCTCATGGCCGCAGCCGCGAGCTGCTGCCACGATGGAGATTCAGCCAGCAGTGTGAGCCGTCAGCAGAGGGAAGCAGCGTCCGACATCACGGCATCTGTGGACCGTCTGAGAGAACGTGAACATGGTGACACGATGGCCGAAGTGGAAGATGAACCAAGTGACGGACAAAGATTAGAAGACACAAACATCCTTACAGATTTAGTAGAAAAGGAGACAGTGATAATGGAGAAGAGCTCTCAGACTCACAAGACTGATTTAAGTTGCTGTGGTAAATCTGAAGGTCGGAGCTTTGACCTCAAAATGAAACCATCAGAGCTTCATGACACAATCACTGGAGGAACGTCGGATCCACCTGAGAAGATTCAGAACTGGAGGATCGATGAAGCTGACCCAGTTGGAGAAGCCGTTCAGGTTCAAGACAAATCTTATGAACGCACTGAATGTTACGACGAGACAGAAACCTCGGTGTCATCGAGTCCGTCCCCACTTGTCCCGGTGCCGGTACTGAAGGACTGGAGCGCTTTAGAGCAGACGATTCAAAGCCTTCTGAGAGGGTTTGTTGAAAATCAACGTTTTGCTGATGAAATCTTGAGAGTTTTTCCAGCAGTACCAGAATCTCTCAGCCAATGGATTTCAGAGttggaggagaagctgaagatgatcacagaaaatgtgtcagatCAGCCTGATGCAGTCAACCAAGAACCAACCGGTCTGAGCAGAACACCAGAAGATCCAGAACAGAGTCCTGCTGGACCTCCTGCAGTCATCACAGACCGTCCAGTGTCAGGGAGGAGTGAAGCGGAGGAGGTAGTGGCTCAAACTAACCTCTCCACCAACTCAGGAGACGTTTATGTAGATGTTCAAGATCCTTCGAACGTGGACCAGGGAGTGACAGGAAGTACCTCAGACTccatgttttgtatttgtgactTTCAGGTGGAGGTCACTGAATCCTCTCGGGACAAATCTGTTGACGTCAAAGAAGTGAGGCAAAGTGAGCCGATGGTGCCGGGCTGCTCTGAGGATTTCATCGTGGTTGAATCTTACTTCTCCGAGTGTGACCTGGAGGGTTTGGTGGACTCGAGGAATCcggatgaagaggaggacagacagattGTTCAAGGCTGCCATGTTTCAGTCGAAGAAAATGTTGAGGAGCAACAAAAAATCCATCGAACGTTATCAACCAACTCTCACGCGGCTCAAGTCTCCAAGATCAGACGATTCATAGAAACAACAGCGGATGAAATCAAGGCGATGGCTGTTCCAGAGTTAGTGCTGCTGAGTTTACAACGAGGGAGAACTGTCGACAAGTCCACATGGTGGACGAGCGAGGACCTGGAGGAGCCGTCAGCTGAAGACGTGGACAGCTGTGAGGAGGTGGACGAGGaggcaacacaacaacatggccGACCTGCGGCGGAGGTCGTCATCGAAGATGTCAAAGTCATTCCGGTGGTGAGCGGCGTCAAATTCCAGAGACGATGCACGGGATTTAGTCCAGACGGcaggaaagacaaacacaactctGACTGCAAGATTTCATGA
- the lrrfip1b gene encoding uncharacterized protein lrrfip1b isoform X18 — protein MGTQGPGRKRIPNQEKLTAEDDALNQIAREAEARLAAKRAARAEAREIRMKELEKQQKEEDSERYSRHSRRHASMSDDEEKMSVGSRGSFRPSDYSGFLGSSSRASSRASSARASPVVEERPDRDFVDKGSRTASTLSAATLASLGGASSRRGSCDTSFSVETEASIRDMKDSLAEVEEKYRKSMVSNAQLHNEKSTLMYQVETLREELSDMEELLWESRRHCDITSKELERERQAHSVLQFQFTEMRETLRQTDELLTKHGVEISLEVSTNGETGRGEDDVSTESVTRLAQEPTHGGRESMLGKVGEQQPAEGSKPPADDMRRDHCLIYKRLRSPNRTPSSKTKPETLKPAKRSEKQVGERRDRSQNRPGRTEGARKLPRNNGGEKETNKNFQIRQEINPSFRNEAVKKQPGAARKAAIARPAAGDPDFKGRTEPEASNQDKLLTHDSSDSHISITQLSLHPTENQFVDSVSVARRTSGEKVYRSRLVPPRPAKDMILDNKTVVSSLMAAAASCCHDGDSASSVSRQQREAASDITASVDRLREREHGDTMAEVEDEPSDGQRLEDTNILTDLVEKETVIMEKSSQTHKTDLSCCGKSEGRSFDLKMKPSELHDTITGGTSDPPEKIQNWRIDEADPVGEAVQVQDKSYERTECYDETETSVSSSPSPLVPVPVLKDWSALEQTIQSLLRGFVENQRFADEILRVFPAVPESLSQWISELEEKLKMITENVSDQPDAVNQEPTGLSRTPEDPEQSPAGPPAVITDRPVSGRSEAEEVVAQTNLSTNSGDVYVDVQDPSNVDQGVTGSTSDSMFCICDFQVEVTESSRDKSVDVKEVRQSEPMVPGCSEDFIVVESYFSECDLEGLVDSRNPDEEEDRQIVQGCHVSVEENVEEQQKIHRTLSTNSHAAQVSKIRRFIETTADEIKAMAVPELVLLSLQRGRTVDKSTWWTSEDLEEPSAEDVDSCEEVDEEATQQHGRPAAEVVIEDVKVIPVVSGVKFQRRCTGFSPDGRKDKHNSDCKIS, from the exons atgtcAGATGACGAGGAGAAGATGTCTGTGGGCAGCCGGGGAAGCTTCAGG cctTCAGACTACAGTGGGTTTTTGGGCTCCAGCTCTCGGGCCTCCTCTAGGGCCAGTTCTGCTCGTGCAAGCCCAGTG gtgGAGGAGCGGCCTGACAGAGACTTTGTGGATAAA ggttCGAGGACGGCCTCCACTCTCTCCGCCGCCACACTCGCCTCTCTGGGCGGAGCTTCGTCTCGCAGAGGAAGCTGTGACACGTCGTTCTCCGTGGAGACAGAGGCGTCAATCAGAGACATGAAG gacTCTCTggctgaggtggaggagaagtaCCGTAAGTCGATGGTTTCTAACGCTCAGCTGCACAACGAGAAGTCGACTCTGATGTATCAGGTGGAAACTCTGAGGGAGGAGCTGAGCGacatggaggagctgctgtgggaGTCACGGcgacactgtgacatcaccagcaag GAGTTGGAGCGCGAGCGTCAGGCTCACAGTGTTCTTCAGTTCCAGTtcacagagatgagagagactCTGAGACAGACGGACGAGCTGCTGACG AAACATGGAGTGGAAATCTCTCTTGAGGTCTCAACCAATGGGGAGACAGGACGAGGCGAGGATGATGTCAGCACAGAATCTGTCACCCGATTGGCTCAGGAGCCAACtcatggaggcagagagagcatGCTGG GGAAAGTTGGcgagcagcagccagcagagggcagcaaaCCTCCAGCAGACGACATGAGGCGCGATCACTGTCTGATTTATAAACGTCTCCGGTCACCAAACAGAACTCCTAGCAGCAAAACCAAACCTGAAACTTTGAAACCAGCGAAGAGGTCTGAGAAACAGGTTGGAGAGAGACGAGATAGATCCCAGAACCGTCCGGGCAGAACCGAGGGTGCAAGAAAACTACCAAGAAACaatggaggagaaaaggagacgAACAAGAACTTTCAGATCAGACAGGAAATAAATCCTTCGTTTAGAAATGAAGCCGTTAAAAAACAGCCAGGAGCTGCGAGAAAAGCTGCCATCGCCCGACCGGCTGCTGGTGATCCGGACTTTAAAGgcagaacagaacctgaagCCTCGAACCAGGACAAGCTCCTGACTCACGACTCTTCTGACAGCCACATATCTATAACTCAGCTGTCACTGCATCCAACTGAAAATCAGTTTGTAGATTCAGTTTCAGTTGCCCGCAGAACTTCTGGTGAAAAGGTCTACAGATCCAGACTTGTTCCACCTCGACCCGCAAAAGACATGATCCTGGACAACAAGACGGTGGTGTCGAGTCTCATGGCCGCAGCCGCGAGCTGCTGCCACGATGGAGATTCAGCCAGCAGTGTGAGCCGTCAGCAGAGGGAAGCAGCGTCCGACATCACGGCATCTGTGGACCGTCTGAGAGAACGTGAACATGGTGACACGATGGCCGAAGTGGAAGATGAACCAAGTGACGGACAAAGATTAGAAGACACAAACATCCTTACAGATTTAGTAGAAAAGGAGACAGTGATAATGGAGAAGAGCTCTCAGACTCACAAGACTGATTTAAGTTGCTGTGGTAAATCTGAAGGTCGGAGCTTTGACCTCAAAATGAAACCATCAGAGCTTCATGACACAATCACTGGAGGAACGTCGGATCCACCTGAGAAGATTCAGAACTGGAGGATCGATGAAGCTGACCCAGTTGGAGAAGCCGTTCAGGTTCAAGACAAATCTTATGAACGCACTGAATGTTACGACGAGACAGAAACCTCGGTGTCATCGAGTCCGTCCCCACTTGTCCCGGTGCCGGTACTGAAGGACTGGAGCGCTTTAGAGCAGACGATTCAAAGCCTTCTGAGAGGGTTTGTTGAAAATCAACGTTTTGCTGATGAAATCTTGAGAGTTTTTCCAGCAGTACCAGAATCTCTCAGCCAATGGATTTCAGAGttggaggagaagctgaagatgatcacagaaaatgtgtcagatCAGCCTGATGCAGTCAACCAAGAACCAACCGGTCTGAGCAGAACACCAGAAGATCCAGAACAGAGTCCTGCTGGACCTCCTGCAGTCATCACAGACCGTCCAGTGTCAGGGAGGAGTGAAGCGGAGGAGGTAGTGGCTCAAACTAACCTCTCCACCAACTCAGGAGACGTTTATGTAGATGTTCAAGATCCTTCGAACGTGGACCAGGGAGTGACAGGAAGTACCTCAGACTccatgttttgtatttgtgactTTCAGGTGGAGGTCACTGAATCCTCTCGGGACAAATCTGTTGACGTCAAAGAAGTGAGGCAAAGTGAGCCGATGGTGCCGGGCTGCTCTGAGGATTTCATCGTGGTTGAATCTTACTTCTCCGAGTGTGACCTGGAGGGTTTGGTGGACTCGAGGAATCcggatgaagaggaggacagacagattGTTCAAGGCTGCCATGTTTCAGTCGAAGAAAATGTTGAGGAGCAACAAAAAATCCATCGAACGTTATCAACCAACTCTCACGCGGCTCAAGTCTCCAAGATCAGACGATTCATAGAAACAACAGCGGATGAAATCAAGGCGATGGCTGTTCCAGAGTTAGTGCTGCTGAGTTTACAACGAGGGAGAACTGTCGACAAGTCCACATGGTGGACGAGCGAGGACCTGGAGGAGCCGTCAGCTGAAGACGTGGACAGCTGTGAGGAGGTGGACGAGGaggcaacacaacaacatggccGACCTGCGGCGGAGGTCGTCATCGAAGATGTCAAAGTCATTCCGGTGGTGAGCGGCGTCAAATTCCAGAGACGATGCACGGGATTTAGTCCAGACGGcaggaaagacaaacacaactctGACTGCAAGATTTCATGA
- the lrrfip1b gene encoding uncharacterized protein lrrfip1b isoform X9 has product MGTQGPGRKRIPNQEKLTAEDDALNQIAREAEARLAAKRAARAEAREIRMKELEKQQKELFHSHKMSDDEEKMSVGSRGSFRPSDYSGFLGSSSRASSRASSARASPVVEERPDRDFVDKGSRTASTLSAATLASLGGASSRRGSCDTSFSVETEASIRDMKDSLAEVEEKYRKSMVSNAQLHNEKSTLMYQVETLREELSDMEELLWESRRHCDITSKELERERQAHSVLQFQFTEMRETLRQTDELLTEVSDLRLKSSSYCQEVSDLQEVLQWKEKKMAALERQKEISDIVLVERDGLRGEVVRLRDLLKKHGVEISLEVSTNGETGRGEDDVSTESVTRLAQEPTHGGRESMLGKVGEQQPAEGSKPPADDMRRDHCLIYKRLRSPNRTPSSKTKPETLKPAKRSEKQVGERRDRSQNRPGRTEGARKLPRNNGGEKETNKNFQIRQEINPSFRNEAVKKQPGAARKAAIARPAAGDPDFKGRTEPEASNQDKLLTHDSSDSHISITQLSLHPTENQFVDSVSVARRTSGEKVYRSRLVPPRPAKDMILDNKTVVSSLMAAAASCCHDGDSASSVSRQQREAASDITASVDRLREREHGDTMAEVEDEPSDGQRLEDTNILTDLVEKETVIMEKSSQTHKTDLSCCGKSEGRSFDLKMKPSELHDTITGGTSDPPEKIQNWRIDEADPVGEAVQVQDKSYERTECYDETETSVSSSPSPLVPVPVLKDWSALEQTIQSLLRGFVENQRFADEILRVFPAVPESLSQWISELEEKLKMITENVSDQPDAVNQEPTGLSRTPEDPEQSPAGPPAVITDRPVSGRSEAEEVVAQTNLSTNSGDVYVDVQDPSNVDQGVTGSTSDSMFCICDFQVEVTESSRDKSVDVKEVRQSEPMVPGCSEDFIVVESYFSECDLEGLVDSRNPDEEEDRQIVQGCHVSVEENVEEQQKIHRTLSTNSHAAQVSKIRRFIETTADEIKAMAVPELVLLSLQRGRTVDKSTWWTSEDLEEPSAEDVDSCEEVDEEATQQHGRPAAEVVIEDVKVIPVVSGVKFQRRCTGFSPDGRKDKHNSDCKIS; this is encoded by the exons atgtcAGATGACGAGGAGAAGATGTCTGTGGGCAGCCGGGGAAGCTTCAGG cctTCAGACTACAGTGGGTTTTTGGGCTCCAGCTCTCGGGCCTCCTCTAGGGCCAGTTCTGCTCGTGCAAGCCCAGTG gtgGAGGAGCGGCCTGACAGAGACTTTGTGGATAAA ggttCGAGGACGGCCTCCACTCTCTCCGCCGCCACACTCGCCTCTCTGGGCGGAGCTTCGTCTCGCAGAGGAAGCTGTGACACGTCGTTCTCCGTGGAGACAGAGGCGTCAATCAGAGACATGAAG gacTCTCTggctgaggtggaggagaagtaCCGTAAGTCGATGGTTTCTAACGCTCAGCTGCACAACGAGAAGTCGACTCTGATGTATCAGGTGGAAACTCTGAGGGAGGAGCTGAGCGacatggaggagctgctgtgggaGTCACGGcgacactgtgacatcaccagcaag GAGTTGGAGCGCGAGCGTCAGGCTCACAGTGTTCTTCAGTTCCAGTtcacagagatgagagagactCTGAGACAGACGGACGAGCTGCTGACG gAGGTGTCTGATCTGCGGCTGAAGAGCAGCTCGTACTGTCAGGAGGTCTCTGACCTGCAGGAGGTCCTGCagtggaaagagaagaagatggCG GCGttagagagacaaaaagaaatcTCCGACATTGTTCTGGTCGAGCGTGACGGGCTCAGAGGCGAGGTGGTCCGACTCAGAGATTTACTGAAG AAACATGGAGTGGAAATCTCTCTTGAGGTCTCAACCAATGGGGAGACAGGACGAGGCGAGGATGATGTCAGCACAGAATCTGTCACCCGATTGGCTCAGGAGCCAACtcatggaggcagagagagcatGCTGG GGAAAGTTGGcgagcagcagccagcagagggcagcaaaCCTCCAGCAGACGACATGAGGCGCGATCACTGTCTGATTTATAAACGTCTCCGGTCACCAAACAGAACTCCTAGCAGCAAAACCAAACCTGAAACTTTGAAACCAGCGAAGAGGTCTGAGAAACAGGTTGGAGAGAGACGAGATAGATCCCAGAACCGTCCGGGCAGAACCGAGGGTGCAAGAAAACTACCAAGAAACaatggaggagaaaaggagacgAACAAGAACTTTCAGATCAGACAGGAAATAAATCCTTCGTTTAGAAATGAAGCCGTTAAAAAACAGCCAGGAGCTGCGAGAAAAGCTGCCATCGCCCGACCGGCTGCTGGTGATCCGGACTTTAAAGgcagaacagaacctgaagCCTCGAACCAGGACAAGCTCCTGACTCACGACTCTTCTGACAGCCACATATCTATAACTCAGCTGTCACTGCATCCAACTGAAAATCAGTTTGTAGATTCAGTTTCAGTTGCCCGCAGAACTTCTGGTGAAAAGGTCTACAGATCCAGACTTGTTCCACCTCGACCCGCAAAAGACATGATCCTGGACAACAAGACGGTGGTGTCGAGTCTCATGGCCGCAGCCGCGAGCTGCTGCCACGATGGAGATTCAGCCAGCAGTGTGAGCCGTCAGCAGAGGGAAGCAGCGTCCGACATCACGGCATCTGTGGACCGTCTGAGAGAACGTGAACATGGTGACACGATGGCCGAAGTGGAAGATGAACCAAGTGACGGACAAAGATTAGAAGACACAAACATCCTTACAGATTTAGTAGAAAAGGAGACAGTGATAATGGAGAAGAGCTCTCAGACTCACAAGACTGATTTAAGTTGCTGTGGTAAATCTGAAGGTCGGAGCTTTGACCTCAAAATGAAACCATCAGAGCTTCATGACACAATCACTGGAGGAACGTCGGATCCACCTGAGAAGATTCAGAACTGGAGGATCGATGAAGCTGACCCAGTTGGAGAAGCCGTTCAGGTTCAAGACAAATCTTATGAACGCACTGAATGTTACGACGAGACAGAAACCTCGGTGTCATCGAGTCCGTCCCCACTTGTCCCGGTGCCGGTACTGAAGGACTGGAGCGCTTTAGAGCAGACGATTCAAAGCCTTCTGAGAGGGTTTGTTGAAAATCAACGTTTTGCTGATGAAATCTTGAGAGTTTTTCCAGCAGTACCAGAATCTCTCAGCCAATGGATTTCAGAGttggaggagaagctgaagatgatcacagaaaatgtgtcagatCAGCCTGATGCAGTCAACCAAGAACCAACCGGTCTGAGCAGAACACCAGAAGATCCAGAACAGAGTCCTGCTGGACCTCCTGCAGTCATCACAGACCGTCCAGTGTCAGGGAGGAGTGAAGCGGAGGAGGTAGTGGCTCAAACTAACCTCTCCACCAACTCAGGAGACGTTTATGTAGATGTTCAAGATCCTTCGAACGTGGACCAGGGAGTGACAGGAAGTACCTCAGACTccatgttttgtatttgtgactTTCAGGTGGAGGTCACTGAATCCTCTCGGGACAAATCTGTTGACGTCAAAGAAGTGAGGCAAAGTGAGCCGATGGTGCCGGGCTGCTCTGAGGATTTCATCGTGGTTGAATCTTACTTCTCCGAGTGTGACCTGGAGGGTTTGGTGGACTCGAGGAATCcggatgaagaggaggacagacagattGTTCAAGGCTGCCATGTTTCAGTCGAAGAAAATGTTGAGGAGCAACAAAAAATCCATCGAACGTTATCAACCAACTCTCACGCGGCTCAAGTCTCCAAGATCAGACGATTCATAGAAACAACAGCGGATGAAATCAAGGCGATGGCTGTTCCAGAGTTAGTGCTGCTGAGTTTACAACGAGGGAGAACTGTCGACAAGTCCACATGGTGGACGAGCGAGGACCTGGAGGAGCCGTCAGCTGAAGACGTGGACAGCTGTGAGGAGGTGGACGAGGaggcaacacaacaacatggccGACCTGCGGCGGAGGTCGTCATCGAAGATGTCAAAGTCATTCCGGTGGTGAGCGGCGTCAAATTCCAGAGACGATGCACGGGATTTAGTCCAGACGGcaggaaagacaaacacaactctGACTGCAAGATTTCATGA